GTAGTAGGCGATTTTCATCGAAAACGCCGAAGCCAGGCCGGCGATGGTTTTGCCGATTTGCCCCAGGCCGACGATGCCGCAGGTCTTGCCATGCAGGTCGTTGCCCAGGGGGAATTTACCCTGCTGCCATTTGCCGGCACGGACAAAGCGCTCGGCTTCACTGATGCGGCGCGACACACACAGCATCAATGCCAGGGCAGTTTCCGCCACGCTGTTGTTGAGCACCTGCGGCGTGTTGCTCAGTTGGATACCGCGAGCGGCCAGGTACGCGCTATCGACCTGGTCATGGCCGACGCCGAAGCTGGTGATCACTTCGAGGTTGGCCAGTTGCTCAAGGCTGGCGTTGTCTGCGCCGTAGACTCCACTGGTGACCACGGCGCGGATCGTATCCCCGTGCACGCCGGCCCATTGCTTGAAGTCGGGCATTTCCCAGCGTTTGTGCACGCGGTAGTTTTCTTCCAGGGATTGCATCAAGGTCGGGTGCATTGGCCCCCACACCAGGACATCACTTGTATTACCGGTCATGGTTACGCTTCCTTGAAAGTGACAGGGCCCGCTGCGCTCCCACGCCGGGTTCGACGTGGGAGCGATCAACGGACCAAAAGGTTGGTCAGGGGCGCTGGCCGACTTCGGCTTCCTGCGCCGTCCACGGTTTGACCTGCTCGCTCAGCGTCAGCCCCAGCCCTGGG
This DNA window, taken from Pseudomonas sp. MYb118, encodes the following:
- a CDS encoding 2-hydroxyacid dehydrogenase; translation: MTGNTSDVLVWGPMHPTLMQSLEENYRVHKRWEMPDFKQWAGVHGDTIRAVVTSGVYGADNASLEQLANLEVITSFGVGHDQVDSAYLAARGIQLSNTPQVLNNSVAETALALMLCVSRRISEAERFVRAGKWQQGKFPLGNDLHGKTCGIVGLGQIGKTIAGLASAFSMKIAYYRPGGPYTDVAYTHYCDLEALARASDYLIVIVPGGPQTRHLVDRQVLRALGPTSFLINVARGTVVDEAALVAALLDGSIGGAGLDVFEDEPKVPSELLDLDNVVLLPHIGSGTHETRQAMADLVFDNLRSYLADGVLVTPVALG